In one Zalophus californianus isolate mZalCal1 chromosome 10, mZalCal1.pri.v2, whole genome shotgun sequence genomic region, the following are encoded:
- the ETV3 gene encoding ETS translocation variant 3 isoform X2 — protein sequence MKAGCSIVEKPEGGGGYQFPDWAYKTESSPGSRQIQLWHFILELLQKEEFRHVIAWQQGEYGEFVIKDPDEVARLWGRRKCKPQMNYDKLSRALRYYYNKRILHKTKGKRFTYKFNFNKLVMPNYPFINIRSSDTFPLSSLGVMFHRFVFIFQFRTHSVNTLPSGSFIDENRFLQTLPIFYETTKLSLIK from the exons ATGAAAGCAGGCTGTAGCATCGTGGAAAAGCCCGAAGGAGGTGGAG GGTATCAGTTCCCTGACTGGGCCTATAAAACCGAGTCCTCCCCGGGCTCCCGCCAAATCCAGCTGTGGCACTTCATCCTGGAGCTGCTGCAGAAGGAAGAGTTCCGCCATGTCATTGCCTGGCAGCAGGGAGAATACGGGGAGTTTGTCATCAAGGATCCCGATGAGGTGGCCCGCCTCTGGGGCCGCAGGAAGTGCAAACCCCAGATGAACTACGACAAGCTGAGCCGGGCCCTCAG ATACTATTACAACAAGAGGATCCTTcataaaacaaaagggaaaaggtTTACTTATAAATTTAACTTCAACAAGCTGGTGATGCCCAACTACCCATTCATCAACATTCGGTCAAGTG ATACTTTTCCACTGTCGTCTTTAGGAGTTATGTTCCATAGGTTCGTGTTCATCTTTCAGTTCAGAACTCACAGTGTTAACACCCTGCCCAGCGGCTCTTTCATAGACGAGAACCGGTTTCTACAAACACTTCCGATTTTCTATGAAACTACCAAGCTCTCCCTTATCAAGTGA
- the ETV3 gene encoding ETS translocation variant 3 isoform X3 has translation MKAGCSIVEKPEGGGGYQFPDWAYKTESSPGSRQIQLWHFILELLQKEEFRHVIAWQQGEYGEFVIKDPDEVARLWGRRKCKPQMNYDKLSRALRYYYNKRILHKTKGKRFTYKFNFNKLVMPNYPFINIRSSGSCSSFSSELTVLTPCPAALS, from the exons ATGAAAGCAGGCTGTAGCATCGTGGAAAAGCCCGAAGGAGGTGGAG GGTATCAGTTCCCTGACTGGGCCTATAAAACCGAGTCCTCCCCGGGCTCCCGCCAAATCCAGCTGTGGCACTTCATCCTGGAGCTGCTGCAGAAGGAAGAGTTCCGCCATGTCATTGCCTGGCAGCAGGGAGAATACGGGGAGTTTGTCATCAAGGATCCCGATGAGGTGGCCCGCCTCTGGGGCCGCAGGAAGTGCAAACCCCAGATGAACTACGACAAGCTGAGCCGGGCCCTCAG ATACTATTACAACAAGAGGATCCTTcataaaacaaaagggaaaaggtTTACTTATAAATTTAACTTCAACAAGCTGGTGATGCCCAACTACCCATTCATCAACATTCGGTCAAGTG GTTCGTGTTCATCTTTCAGTTCAGAACTCACAGTGTTAACACCCTGCCCAGCGGCTCTTTCATAG
- the ETV3 gene encoding ETS translocation variant 3 isoform X4, with protein MKAGCSIVEKPEGGGGYQFPDWAYKTESSPGSRQIQLWHFILELLQKEEFRHVIAWQQGEYGEFVIKDPDEVARLWGRRKCKPQMNYDKLSRALRYYYNKRILHKTKGKRFTYKFNFNKLVMPNYPFINIRSSARPQA; from the exons ATGAAAGCAGGCTGTAGCATCGTGGAAAAGCCCGAAGGAGGTGGAG GGTATCAGTTCCCTGACTGGGCCTATAAAACCGAGTCCTCCCCGGGCTCCCGCCAAATCCAGCTGTGGCACTTCATCCTGGAGCTGCTGCAGAAGGAAGAGTTCCGCCATGTCATTGCCTGGCAGCAGGGAGAATACGGGGAGTTTGTCATCAAGGATCCCGATGAGGTGGCCCGCCTCTGGGGCCGCAGGAAGTGCAAACCCCAGATGAACTACGACAAGCTGAGCCGGGCCCTCAG ATACTATTACAACAAGAGGATCCTTcataaaacaaaagggaaaaggtTTACTTATAAATTTAACTTCAACAAGCTGGTGATGCCCAACTACCCATTCATCAACATTCGGTCAAGTG